The Ancylobacter sp. SL191 nucleotide sequence CCGCTCACCACGCTCGCCGGCGAAAGACTGTTCGTCGACGGGCATGATGCGCGCGAGAGCGCCTATGACGCCTTCGCCGCCGCGCTGGGCCGCGACCGGCGGGAAATCGTCACCGCGGCGGATGCCGGGCGCGATGTCGCCGTCGCCCGCGTGCTGCCCCCGCCCGGCCCGTGGTCGGCGAGCGCCGGGGCGTGCCTGGGGCCGCTTGGCCTCGGCAAGGAGCTCGACGCGCTCTCCACCCTCGACCTCGCGCTGCGCGCGGTGGTGCCGGACGATCTCTCCAGCCCCATCGGTGTCGGCGCGCTGCTGGAAGGGCTGGGCGCCCGGCTTAACCGGCAGACCCATGCGCCGGTAAACCTCATCACCAATAATGGGCGGTTCCATACGGTGAGCGTCACCGGCCAGCGCGCGACCATCCGCGCCCGCGCCATCGTGCTCGCCGTGCCCGCGCCGGTGATCGCCGCCGGGGCCATCCGCTTCAACCCGGTGCTGCCGCCGCGCCTTCTCGCCGCCTTCCGCGCCTTCCCGGCCGGGGCGCTGGAGCAGGTGGCCTTCCTGCTGCCGGGCAACCCGCTCGGCCTCCAGCCGGACGAGCGTGTGCTCGCCACCCGGCCGGACGCGCTCGCTCCCACCGCGCGGCTGCGCGGGCGGGTGAACGGCACGGACCTGCATGTGCTGACCTTTGGCGGCACGCCGGCCCGGCAGATCGCCGAGAAGGGCGAGGCGGCGGCGCTGACGCTGGCCCGCGATTTCCTCACCCGCGCCTTTGGCGGCGGGGCGGGCGCCACGATCAGCGAGGTCGTGGCGTCGCGCTGGACCGGCGACCCGCTGATCCGCGGCGCCATCGCGAGCGCCATGCCCGGCCAGGGGAGCTTGCGGCGGCTGTTCACCGAGCCGGTGCAGAACCGCATTTTTCTGGCGGGCGAGTATGCCGCGCTGGAAGACTGGGGCACGCTGGCGGGCGCCTGGGCGTCCGGTGAGATCGCCGCCGCCAAGGCGCTGCGCGTGCTCGGCGACGGGCCAGCGTAAAGCCCCCACCCGCGCCACGCTCCCCGGACCAGCCGCGCGCCGCGCGGCGCCGATCCGGGGCCCAGGAGAGACTCCGGCGCAGCCGGCAAAACCCCTCGCATTCAAGAGCCAAAGAGTCTTTCGCTGGATCCCGGCTCGGCGCTCCGCCTGCGGCGTCGCTGGGCCGGGACACGGGGACGGCTACGGCCGGCCTAGGCCGCGCCCCTCGTCATCCCGGCCGCAGGCGCAGCCGGAGAGCCGGGACCGCTCCCCGAATGGCAGACGATCCCGGATCGGCCCTGCGGCCGTCCGGGATGACGGTCAGTCCTGCCGCATCACCCGCGCAGCGTGGCGCCGGTCTTCTTGGCGACATCGGCGACGATGCGGGTCGCGACCGCCTCGATCTCCGCATCGGTCAGCGTCTTCTCGCGCGGCTGGAGCGTCACGGAGAGCGCCACCGACTTCTTGTCGGCCTCGATCCCCGGCCCCTCATAGACGTCGAACACGTTCACCGCCGTGATGAGCTTGCGGTCGACGCCGGCCGCCGCCTTGACGATGTCGCCCGCCGCCACGCTGCGCGCCACGACGAAAGCGAAGTCGCGTTCCACCGGCTGGAAGGCCGCAAGGTCAAGCAGCGGCTTCACCCGCGTCGCCTTGGCCTTGGGCTCGGGAATGCGGTCGATCAGCAGCTCGAAGGCGACGAGGGGCCCATCGGCATCCAGAGCCTCCAGCACGGAGGGGTGCAGCTCGCCGAAATGGCCGATGGCGTTCGGGCCAAGGCGGAAGGTGCCGGAACGGCCCGGATGGAACCAGGCCGGGGCATCGGTCGAGATCTGCAGATTGGCCACCGGCGCGCCGCAGGCGGCGAGGAGGGCCAGCGCGTCCGCTTTGGCATCGAACGCATCGACGCTCGCCACCTTGCCCGACCAGTGCCGGCCGGCACCCGTGGGCTTGGCGGAGGCGCGGCGCAGGCCGGTCGCGGCGATGAACTGGTCCTGCGGCCGGTCGCCCTTGAAGATCTGCCCGACCTCGAACAGCGCCACATCGCCAAAGCCGCGATCGGCATTGGTCTGCGCCGAACGGATCAGCCCCGGCAGCAGGCTCGGGCGCATATCGGAGAGGTCGGAAGCGATGGGGTTGGCGAGCGCCAGCGCATCGCTGCCGCCGCCGAAAGCTTCCGCCTGCGCCTTCGGCACGAAGGACCAGGTGACGGCCTCGACGAGGCCGCGCGACGCCAGCGCGCGCTTGGCCTTGCGGGTGCGCAGCTGAAGGGTGGTCAGCACCGGCTTGCGGGCGGTCTCGTCGCGCGGGAAGGGCAGCGAGGGCACGCGGTCGAGGCCGGCGATGCGGATGACCTCTTCCACGAGATCCGCCTTGCCCTCGATGTCGCCGCGCCAGCTCGGCGGCGTCACGCGCACCGTGCCGCTGGTGCCTTCCACGGTGAAGCCGAGGCGGGTCAGCGTCGCCACTTGCTCGGCGTCATCCGCCACCAGGCCGGTCAGCTTCTCGGTGAGGCTGAGCGGGAACTCGATGATCCGCCTGGTATCGGGAATGGCACCCGCCAGCACGATCTCCGAGGGCTCTCCGCCGCACAGATCAAGGATGAGCCTGGTCGCCAGTTCGAGCCCCGGCACGGTGAAGGCCGGGTCGATGCCGCGCTCGAAGCGGAAGCGCGCATCGGAGTTCAGCCCGAGCTTGCGGCCGGTCTGGGCGATGTTGATCGGCTCCCACAGCGCGGATTCGACGAGCACGTCGACGGTGGATTCATCGCAGCCGGATTCCTCGCCGCCCATGACGCCGGCGAGCGATTCCACCGCCTTGTCATCGGCGATGACGCACATGGTCTCATCGAGCGCATAGGTCTTGCCGTCGAGCGCCAGCAGGCTCTCGCCCGCCACGGCGCGGCGCACAACGAGGTTGCCGTGGACCTTGCCGGCATCGAAGACGTGCAGCGGCCGATTGCGGTCGAAGGTGAGGAAGTTGGTGACGTCCACCAGCGCGTTGATGGGCCTGAGACCGATGGCGCGCAGCTTCGTCTGCAGCCAGTCCGGCGAGGGGCCGTTCTTCACGCCGCGAATGAGCCGCAGCGCGAAGGCCGGGCACGGGGCGCCCTCGGCAATCGTCACCGACACCGGGCACGGGAAGCTCCCCGCCACGGGCGCGATGGGCGTCTCGACCAGCGTGCCGACGCCGGCGGCAGCGAGGTCACGGGCGATGCCGAAAATGCCGAGCCCGTCGGCCCGGTTCGGCGTCACCGCGATCTCGATCACCGGATCGCCGAAGCCCGCCCAGTCGACATAGACCGCGCCCACCGGCGCATCGGCCGGCAGCTCGATGATGCCGTCATGGTCCTCGGAAAGCTGAAGCTCGGCAGCCGAGCACAGCATGCCCCGGCTCTCGACGCCGCGAATGGTGCCGACGCCGAGCGTGATGTCCTTGCCGGGAATATAGGTGCCAGGCGGGGAGAACACGCTCTTCAGCCCCGTGCGCGCATTCGGCGCGCCGCACACCACCTGCACCGGCTCGCCCGCGCCGGTATCGACCATGCAGACGCGCAGCTTGTCGGCGTTGGGGTGCTGTTCGGCGGAGACGACATAGGCGATGGAGAAGCCCTTGAGCTTGGCCGCCTTGTCCTCCACGCCCTCGACCTCGAAGCCGATGCGGTTCAGCGTGCCGGTGACATCCTCAAGCGTGTAGTCGCCGGACAGGTGCTCACGCAGCCAGGAGAGGGTGAATTTCATGATAGATACCGCCGATCTTTTCTACACACGCCTACGGTGAAAAAAACCAGATATTATTTGGGCAGCCACAGCAATAACTAAAGCGCCAACAGACCAGCTAAACATATTATACAATTGCTGTATATTATCAGATTGCTCTTGGAATTTCTCATCAATTCTTTGTTTTATATGCTCAATATCTTTGTTTAAAATAACTAATTCCATTGCTTTGGCTGGATTAGATATAATTATATCTTCCATATTTTTTATTTTTGATTTTAGCTCAACTACAGAATTGTTAATATCTACGATCAATACTTTTGTTCTGTCGTTATCTGGCAGATTTTCTACTTTAGATAGAAGATTGTCGATTCTATTAGAAATATCATTGTATTTACTTATTATCTCATTTGACTGCTCTTCAAATGCCCTATTTACCTTGTCGGCATTATCAATCGTATTGTCCAAATTTTTTAACGTTGAAAAAAAGAACGGCGCTATTGTTGCCAATGCAAAAACAATGGCCACAGAAGAAATAAATGGCGCCATAAAATCAAAAAGGCGGACCAAAGGTCTGATAATATTATAACGCTCTGAAGACATGCATCAACCTATCAAGCCAAGAGCCCTAACGTTCCGCTTGTTCATATGCACCGACATCGCAGGCCTACCGGTAGCCCTTCTCGTCCGCCCCCTCGCCCGACCAGGCGAGAGCCTCGTCATCGGCGGCGACCAGGAATTCGATGCCGACATTGCGCTTCTTGCCGACATCCTCCGGCGCGATGCGGTAATCGCGGATCTTGCCCTGGCGGTAGGACATGTCCGCGCGCGACTTGTGCAGCGCGAGCTTGGCGCCGGCCTCGACGGCCTTGATCGCGTCGTCCTCGGGCACGATCCAGAAGCCCGTCCAGAAGAAACGCTCGCCATCGGCGGTGACGCCGCGGTCGTTCTCGCAGACGAAGTGGAGTTCGCGCACGCCACCGCGGGTCGTGCGCGTGACGGCGGATGGCTTTGATGCACCGGAGGCCGTGCGCCCCGAGGAAGCGCGGGCGGTGGGGCTACGGGTGGCGGGGCCGCGCTCGTCCAGCACCTCCTGGCACAGGGCGGCAAGGTCCGCGACGCCGCGCGCCTCGGCATTGGCGAGGAGCTGCTTGATCTGGGATGTCTCCATCCCGCGCAGGCGTTCGGTCGACCAGACGGGGGGCTTGATCACGCGCTGAGGCCCCCGGCGAGGGTCGGGAAGTCGAGCGGGCGGAAGCCGTAATGGGCGAGCCAGCGCGCATCCGCCTCGAAGAAGGCGCGCAGATCCGGCATGCCGTATTTCAGCATGGCGATGCGGTCGATGCCCATGCCCCAGGCGAAGCCCTGATACTCATCCGGGTCGAGCCCGCAATTGCGCAGCACATTCGGGTGGACCATGCCGCAGCCGAGGATTTCCAGCCAGTCCGAGCCCTCGCCGAAGCGGATCTCACCGGGGCGGGAGCGGTCGCACTGGATGTCGACCTCCATGGACGGCTCGGTGAAGGGGAAGAAGGACGGGCGGAACCGCATCTTCACATTATCGACCTCGAAGAACGCCTTGCAGAACTCCTCGAGGATCCACTTCAGGTGGCCGAGATTGGAGCCCTTGTCGATGACGAGGCCCTCGACTTGGTGGAACATCGGCGTGTGGGTCTGGTCGCTGTCCGAGCGATAGGTGCGGCCGGGGCAGATGACGCGGATCGGCGGCTTCTTGGACAGCATGGTGCGCACCTGCACCGGGGAGGTGTGGGTGCGCAGCACGAGGCGCGAGCCATCCTCCTTGGTGGGCAGATAGAAGGTGTCGTGCATCTCGCGCGCCGGATGCCCCTCGGGGAAGTTCAGCGCGGTGAAATTGTGGAAGTCGTCCTCGATGTCGGGCCCCTCGGCGACCGAGAAGCCCATATCGGCGAAGATGGCGGTGAGTTCGTCGATGACCTGGCTGATCGGGTGAACGCGGCCGAGTTCGGCGCTCGCCTCGCGCACCGGCAGACTGACATCGACGCGCTCGGTCTCCAGCCGCTTCGCCAGCGCGGCGGCCTTGAGGTCGGCGCGGCGCGCGGTGAGGGCGCCGTTCAGCCGGTCCCGCAGGCCGTTGATCGCCGGGCCGGCGCTCTTGCGCTCGTCCGGGCTCATGCCGCCGAGGCTCTTCAGCAGCTCGGAGACCGAGCCCTTCTTGCCGAGCGCGGCGATGCGCACCGCCTCCAGCCCCGCCTCGTCGGCGGCGGCCGCGACGGCGGCAAGAAGCTCCTGCTCCAGCGTGGCAAGGTCGGGAAGCGTGGCGACGGACATGGCGGATCCTCGAAACTGGGCGACGTCATCCCCGGTTTGGGCCGGGGATCCACGCCTTGCGGGCGCGGACGACAGGCAGGAGTGGCCGGGCCAGGCCCGACCATGACGGCGTAAAGCGGGGACGATCAGGCGCGCTTATAGCCGGACGCGTTTGAGCCGCAAAGCCACGCGATGCAGCAAGGCCGCATGAACGCGAAAAGCCCCAACGCTTGCGCGCGGGGCTTCCCAGATTTCGGTCCCGACAGAGACGGGAAGGTCAGGCGGCCTGCTTTTCCAGCGCGGCCTTGGCCTGCTCGACCAGCGCCGCGAAAGCGGCGGGCTCGTGGATGGCGATATCCGAGAGCACCTTGCGGTCGACCTCGATCCCGGCCTTGCCGAGACCGTCGATAAACCGGCCATAGGTGAAGCCGAGCTCGCGGGTGGCCGCGTTGATGCGCTGGATCCAGAGCGCGCGGAAATTGCGCTTCTTCACCTTGCGGTCGCGATAGGCGTACTGCTGCGCCTTCTCGACCGCCTGCTTCGCGACGCGGATGGTATTCTTGCGGCGGCCGAAATAGCCCTTCGCCGCCTTGAGCACTTTCTTGTGCTTGGCGTGGGAAGTTACGCCGCGCTTGACACGTGCCATGGGATTTTCTCCTGGTCCTGGCTAAGGCTGGCGTCAGCCGTTGGGCAGATAGAACTTGCGAACATTGAAGGCATCACGCTCGGACATGACCGTGGTGCCGCGCTGATCGCGGATCTGCTTGTTGGTGCGCTTGATCATGCCATGGCGCTTGCCCGCCTGGGCCATGATCACCTTGCCGGTTCCGGAGAGCTTGAAGCGCTTCTTCGCTCCGGACTTGGTCTTCATCTTGGGCATTTGGCTCGATCTCCACGGCCGGCGACGCTCCCGCTGAGGAGAGGTTCCGGCTCAAGCTAGTGTGAGCATTCGAACCGCCACGGCAGCCCTAGTGGCCGGGCAGTTCGGGAAGGTCGCACCCTCTACAGGAGCGGACCGATTATTTCAAGTGTGCGACGGCACCGCGATGCGCAAACCCGGACCTCGCGGCCCGGGCCTGCCCTGTCAGCCCCTCACAAGGGGGCGTCGATCCTTCCAGCACGGCTCAGTTGTCGCACATGGACAGCTTCGGGTTACGCTCGCAGGGGCTGCCGCCCTGCTGCTGGCGCGGCTGCTGGCCCTGAGGCGGGTTGCGCGGCGGACGCTGCTGCTGTTGCGGCGGCGGCGCGGAAGGCTGCGGCTGGGCGCGCGGCGGGCGCTGCTGCGGCGGCTGCGCCTGCGGCGGAGGACCGCCCTGCGGCGGACGCTGCTGAGGCGGCTGTCCCTGCGGCGGGGGGCCACCCTGCGGCGGGCGTCCGTTCCAGTTGCCCTGCGGCGGCGGGCGATAGCCCGGCCCGCCATAACCGGGCCCCCCGTAACCGGGACCACCATAGCCGGGTCCGCCATAGCCAGGACCGCCGTAACCGGGTCCGCCATAGCCGGGACCACCCCAGCCACCGGGCGGGGGCGGACGGTAGCCCGGACCGGGCGGCGGACCATAGCCGGGACGCGGCGGAGGCGAGCCCCAGCGGTCATAGCTCGAATACCAAGACCGGCCGCGATAATAGCGGCCCCAATAATCGCCGAAGCTGAAGGCAACGATGGGCACACCGACGGTCGGGGCATAGGGCACGAACTCCACCCGCCGTCCGCCATAGTCATATTCGAGGTAGCGCGCCGCGATCCAGCCGCGGGCGCCGCGCCAGTCCACGTCACACCAGCTGTAATCGTCGAGACAGCCATAGATGCCGAGCGGCGTGCCGCCCTCAAGCACCACCACCACCGGATAGCCGGTGCTGGGGCCCGCCCGCAGATTGACGTCAGTGGTGACGAATCCCCGCTGCTGGGCGAAAGCCGACCCGCCGAGCGCCAGCAGCAGGAAAGCTGCGCCCGCCAAAACCCTCTTCATCTGAAATCTCTCCCAACGTTGCATAAGCCTACAACGCCGACCGGGGATTAAAGGAGCCCTGCTCTGGGGCGGAATCGTGTTCGCGCAAGGGCAGGCCTGCGCCGGGGCGCGATTCTTCCAACTCCACGCTCCTAGCGCGAGCGTGGCGCGGGGAAAAGCCGCCGCGCCTCCCTTTGCGGCACGTTGATTGTGGCGGGCGAAGCGGACAGGATGCGCGCCATCCGTTACCGGACCCGCCCGGCGCCTTGCGCCCTCCCCGCCTTCCTCGCCCGGAACATCGCCTCCATGTCGTTCGGCACGCTGTTCGAAGCCTTCCTGCTTGGCCTTCTCGAAGGCTTCACCGAATTCCTCCCGGTCTCGTCCACCGGGCACATCCTGCTCGCCGGGCATTTCCTCGGCTTCGAGAGCCAGGGCAAGGTGTTCGAGGTGGTGATCCAGCTTGGCGCGGTGCTCGCCATCATCACCGTCTATTTCCAGCGTTTCCTCCAGGTTCTGGTCACGCTGCCCTCCAGCCCGCGCTCGCGCAATTTCGTGCTGGGTATCCTCATCGCCTTCCTGCCGGCGGCGGTGATCGGCGTGCTGCTCCACAGCTTCATCAAGGAAGTGCTGTTCGAGACGCCGGCGCTGATCTGCGTGATGCTGATCCTCGGCGGCATCGTGCTGCTCTGGGTCGACACGCTGAAGATCAAGCCGATCTATACCGACGCCATGGCCTTCCCGCCGCTGCTGGCGCTGAAGATCGGCTTCATCCAGTGCCTCGCCATGATCCCCGGCACCTCGCGCTCAGGCTCCACCATTGTCGGCGGGCTGCTGCTCGGCGCCAGCAAGCCGGCGGCGGCGGAATTCTCCTTCTTCCTCGCCCTGCCGACCATGGCCGGCGCCTTCGCCTATGACCTCTACAAGAACCGCAACCTCCTGAACGCCGATGACGCGCTGCTCATCGGCGTCGGCTTCGTCGCGGCCTTCATCTCGGCGGTGATCGTGGTGCGCGGCCTGCTCGCCTTCGTCTCCAAGCATGGCTACACGCCGTTCGGCTGGTGGCGCATCGCCGTCGGCGGCATCGGGCTGGTGGCGCTCGCCCTCGTCGGCTGATCCGGCACACCACATTGGCAACGAAAAAGCCGCCGGGAGGGCGCTCCCGGCGGCTTTTTATTGGTCAGGCGGGCGAACCGCTCAGGCGGCTTCCGGCCGCGTGAACTGGCCGGCCTTGCGGAAGCGCCAGAGATAGCCCGGCAGCACCGCGCCCAGCGCGGTCGGGGCGATGCCGAGACCCTCGAGCGTGCGCCCCTCGGCGATCGCCGCTTCCGACACCACATTGTCGACGCCGAGCAGCTTCACCTGGTCACGGGTCAGCATCGGGTTGGGCAGCAATTCGAGGAAGCGGGCCTGAATGCTCGCGAGCGCGGAGGGCAGCGGCAGCAGCAGGCGCTTGCGGCCGATCTCCTTGAGGGTGATTTCCAGAAGCTGCTTGAAGGTGAGCACTTCCGGCCCGCCGAGCTCATAGACCGTGCCCGCGCGCGCCTGCTCGTCCACCACCTTGGCAAAGGCGGCCGCAACATCGCCGACGAAGACCGGCTGGAACTTGCTGTGCCCGCCATCGATCAGCGGCAGCGCCGGCGCGAGACGCGACAGCGCGGCGAAACGGTTGAAGAAATTGTCCTCGGGGCCGAACACGATGGAAGGGCGCAGCACCACCGCGCCCGGCACCGCCTCGAAGGTCGCCGCCTCGCCCGCCGCCTTGGAGCGGGCATAGCTCGATTCGGAACCGGCATCCGCGCCGATGGCCGAGCCATGGACCAGCCGGGCGCCGACTTCCTTGGCCGCCAGCGCCACCTGCTTGGCGCCGAAGCTCTGCACCGCCTCGAAGCTCTGCCGGCCGCTCTCATGCAGGATGCCGACGAGGTTGATGACCACATCCGCCCCTTCGGCCGCGCGCAGCACCGAGGCGGGATAGCGCAGATTGGCCTGCACCGGCATGATCTGCCCGACCGCGCCGAGCGGCTGGAGATGGCCGGCAAGATCGGGCCGGCGGACGGCGACGCGGATGCGCCAGCCCTGCCGCGCCAGCGCGCGCACCACATGGCGCCCGACGAAGCCGGAGCCGCCATAGATGGTGACGAGCCGGTCCATCGGCGCGGCGCGGCGCGAAAGCTCGGCCTCGCTCTCCAGCGGCAATTCGTTGGCTTTGGCGGCGTCGACCATCTGGCGTTTCTCCCGGCCCGGCAAAAGGGATGCGCGACGATTACCGCGCCGCCGCGCGAGCGTCCAGCCGGCAGGTGTGCCCGGTCGACCAAATACAAGCACGAATAGCCGAGCTGTCTGTGCTGTCTGTGTTTGTACGGAGGATGATCACGCTCGGATGGCTTCCGCGGCTCAGTCGGTGCGTTAATCGTGACGCGACCCTTTCGCGCCTCCCCCGCCTCGAAATCCCCGCACAGGGCCGGCCCTGCGTCCTCCCCATGGCCGGCATGAGATTTCCTCAAATGAGGGCGGGACAGCGTGAAACCCACGTTGACAAGACAGATGCCACCCGACTATGTGTCGCCGCCATGCCGCAAGGCATAAGCCCAGGTGGCGGAATTGGTAGACGCGCTGGTTTCAGGTACCAGTGGGTAACACCGTGGAGGTTCGAGTCCTCTCCTGGGCACCATCTGACCCTTTTACCAAGGTCAGGCACTTCCGAAAAACGTTGAAAATGCTGGATTTCCCGAGCCGAGAGGTTCCGGGAGGATCCAGCTTTTTCCGTTGGAAGCCGGCACATTTGGGGGTATTTTTGGGGGTATCGCAGGAAAACCCCATCTGAGCCCGCCCCCATGGCGCTTACCGAGCTAGCCATCCGCGCCGCCAAACCCACCGCGAAGCCCTACAAGCTCGCCGACGGCGGTGGCCTCTACCTCCTGGTGAATCCGACCGGCTCACGCCTCTGGCGTCTGAAATATCGCGTCGGAGGGCGCGAAAAGCTCCTCGCCATCGGCCCCTATCCCGACGTGACACTCGCCAAGGCCCGCGAGCGGCGCACGGAGGCGCGACGGCAGCTTGCGGATGGCATTGACCCGTCCGCCCTGAAGAAGGAAACGCGGCAGAAGGCCAAGGCCGCCGTCACAAACACCTTCCGCGCTATCGCTGAGGAGCATCTGACCAAGCTAGAGCGCGAAGGCCTCGCCGACATCACGCTGAACAAGAGGCGGTGGCTTCTGGGTTTCGCCTATCCCAAGCTCGGCGAGCGGGACGTCGCCACCATCACAGCGAAAGAGCTTCTAGAGGTGCTCCGCACCATCGAGGAAACAGGGCGGCATGAGACGGCGCGACGGATGCGGGCCGCGCTCGGCGCCGTGTTCCGCTTCGCCATTGCCACCGCACGGGCGGAAAACGACCCTACCTTCGCCCTGCGCGACGCCCTGACGACACCGAAGGTCACGCACCGCGCGGCCGTGACGACTCCCAAGGGGCTTGGCGTGCTGCTTCGCGCCATCGACGGCTACGAAGGCCAGCCGGCAAGCGCCGCCGCCCTGCGTCTGCTTCCGCTGCTATTCCCGCGCCCCGGCGAGCTGCGGCTTGCAACATGGGCGGAGTTCGACCTCGACAAGGCCATATGGTCGATCCCGGCCGAGCGCATGAAGATGCGCCGTCCCCATCGCGTGCCGCTGCCGCCGCAGGCGCTCGCGGTCCTGCGCGATCTGCAACGCCTCACCGGCAACCAGACCTTTGTCTTTCCGGGCATCGGCGCCGGGCATAAGCCGATCAGTGAGAACACCCTGAATGGCGCGCTACGCCGGCTCGGCTTCTCCTCCGACGTTGCCACTGCTCACGGCTTCCGCGCCACCGCGTCGACGCTGCTGAATGAAAGCGGCCTCTGGAATCCCGACGCCATTGAGCGCCAACTTGCCCATGCCGAACGCAACGAAATTCGGCGCGCCTATACGCGCGGCGAGCACTGGGAGGAGCGCCTCCGCATGATGAACTGGTGGGCTGACTACCTCGACCGAATCAAATCATCAGCCGAAACAAAGGCCTAAACCACCGCATGTGGACAGCGCCGAGCCCCATGCCCGCTACATCTTGTTTGACGCTATAATACGCCTTCGGATTCCAATGATCGGTGGGCGTGAATGGCAAATCTCGAACATTGGGCGAAGGCGGACGCCCTCAACATCTACCAGATTGCGCTTCTCCTGGAGGAGATCGACCCCGCACCTCTGGAGCGGCTAGGGTATCAATGCCTCTCGGAGAGAACGCGCGATCAGACATCTGTCCATGTGGTAAACCTCAAGAACGCGGTGCTAACGGACAAGCTTCGTCCGGTGCTTCGCAGCTATGACAGTTTCGGCGATCACGATTGGACATTGACCCTAATCGGAACGCCGGAGCTGAAAGTTTGGCTCTGGACGCGAGACCTGCACGGAACTGTTTTCGGCGCCAGCGCGAAAACAAAGCCGCTTCTGTCAGCCTTCAGCCGCTTCTATGCGCAGAAGCTGGATGCCGCCGTCGCCGCATGGCAGGCAGTTACCTCGGAACCGCACCGGTTGCGCGGCAGATCCCCTAAGCAGGCGCTGGAAGGCTGGCTAACGGAGAACGCCAAGGAGTACGGCCTCCTGAACCGCGACGGGACGCCGAATCGAACCGGCATCGAGGAAATCGCCAAGGTAGCCAACTGGAATCAGAAGGGCGGCGCACCATCCACCCCTACCCTTCCGGCGGAACCCACCCCCTCCTTCGGTGGAACCTTCGGCAAGGTTCTGGCAAGCCCTCCCTTGGTTAGCGGGAACCTGGGGGATGATGACGACATACCCTTCTAGAGGCTCCGGCCGCTAAGCAGGCCCCTCCTTTAAGCCTTTGTAGGGCTGAAGTTTTCTACAATCTGCCCGGCTATTTTCGCCCGGCGCATCGGCTCATGTTCCGTTTATGTTCCAACGAACGGAGACGGACGCCATGAGCGCCATTAAGACCGAGACGACCGCGACCACCGCCCGCGCCACGCTGATACGGCTGGAGCAGGTCAAGGCCCGCACCTGCCTGAGCCGCAGCACCATCTATGCCTATATGCGCGAGGGCCGCTTTCCCGAGCCTATCGCCCTTTCCGACCGCTGCGTCGCGTGGATCGAGAGCGAAATCGACGCCTGGATCGCCGAGCGCATCGCCAGCCGCCGGAGCGCCTGAGCGGATGCCGGCGCGGATGAAACGGCCGCAGCGACGCCTTCCCGTTCAGCGGGTAAAGCAGGCCGCCACCTATGACGTCGCCGAGATCGCCCGCCTTCTCGGTAGCCACCGCAACACGGTGCGGCGGTGGCTGAAGGACGGACTCCAGCCCATCGACGACGCACGCCCCGTCCTGGTACGCGGCGCCGAGCTGAAGGCATTCCTGACCGAACGGCAGAAGGCGCGACGGCAGACCTGCGCGCCGGACGAATTCTTCTGCTTCCGCTGCCGCGCGCCGCGACGGCCCGCCGCCGGCATGGTGGATGTGAGCCACCGCACCGCGACCGTCGTCGCCCTCGCTGGCCTGTGTGCCACCTGCGGCACATCCGTGCACCGGACGATACGCCGCGCGGCGCTGCCGTCGCTGGCTGAAACCTACGACCTTCAGACGCTGGCACCGGAGAGACTGAACGGGTGTTCCGCCCCCAGTCTGAATGGTGATCGAAAAGGAGGTTAGACGATGGCTCGGATCAATGCCGGCAACGAACGCCTGAAACGTGAGTATATTCATTTTCTGAAGGACGCGCGAGGCAAGAGCGAGGCGACCCTCGACATGGTGCGCAAGGCGCTCGTGCGCTTTGAGTCCAGCACCGGCTGGCGCGACT carries:
- a CDS encoding flavin monoamine oxidase family protein, with the protein product MTFAPSRGLSRRRLLAGGAALLAAPALGPALAQGVSDADVVIIGGGAAGIAAARKVAQAGRSHLLLEAGPALGGRARTETAFGLPVDLGAASFGRDPEGLSAAARADDLPLTTLAGERLFVDGHDARESAYDAFAAALGRDRREIVTAADAGRDVAVARVLPPPGPWSASAGACLGPLGLGKELDALSTLDLALRAVVPDDLSSPIGVGALLEGLGARLNRQTHAPVNLITNNGRFHTVSVTGQRATIRARAIVLAVPAPVIAAGAIRFNPVLPPRLLAAFRAFPAGALEQVAFLLPGNPLGLQPDERVLATRPDALAPTARLRGRVNGTDLHVLTFGGTPARQIAEKGEAAALTLARDFLTRAFGGGAGATISEVVASRWTGDPLIRGAIASAMPGQGSLRRLFTEPVQNRIFLAGEYAALEDWGTLAGAWASGEIAAAKALRVLGDGPA
- the pheT gene encoding phenylalanine--tRNA ligase subunit beta, which codes for MKFTLSWLREHLSGDYTLEDVTGTLNRIGFEVEGVEDKAAKLKGFSIAYVVSAEQHPNADKLRVCMVDTGAGEPVQVVCGAPNARTGLKSVFSPPGTYIPGKDITLGVGTIRGVESRGMLCSAAELQLSEDHDGIIELPADAPVGAVYVDWAGFGDPVIEIAVTPNRADGLGIFGIARDLAAAGVGTLVETPIAPVAGSFPCPVSVTIAEGAPCPAFALRLIRGVKNGPSPDWLQTKLRAIGLRPINALVDVTNFLTFDRNRPLHVFDAGKVHGNLVVRRAVAGESLLALDGKTYALDETMCVIADDKAVESLAGVMGGEESGCDESTVDVLVESALWEPINIAQTGRKLGLNSDARFRFERGIDPAFTVPGLELATRLILDLCGGEPSEIVLAGAIPDTRRIIEFPLSLTEKLTGLVADDAEQVATLTRLGFTVEGTSGTVRVTPPSWRGDIEGKADLVEEVIRIAGLDRVPSLPFPRDETARKPVLTTLQLRTRKAKRALASRGLVEAVTWSFVPKAQAEAFGGGSDALALANPIASDLSDMRPSLLPGLIRSAQTNADRGFGDVALFEVGQIFKGDRPQDQFIAATGLRRASAKPTGAGRHWSGKVASVDAFDAKADALALLAACGAPVANLQISTDAPAWFHPGRSGTFRLGPNAIGHFGELHPSVLEALDADGPLVAFELLIDRIPEPKAKATRVKPLLDLAAFQPVERDFAFVVARSVAAGDIVKAAAGVDRKLITAVNVFDVYEGPGIEADKKSVALSVTLQPREKTLTDAEIEAVATRIVADVAKKTGATLRG
- the pheS gene encoding phenylalanine--tRNA ligase subunit alpha encodes the protein MSVATLPDLATLEQELLAAVAAAADEAGLEAVRIAALGKKGSVSELLKSLGGMSPDERKSAGPAINGLRDRLNGALTARRADLKAAALAKRLETERVDVSLPVREASAELGRVHPISQVIDELTAIFADMGFSVAEGPDIEDDFHNFTALNFPEGHPAREMHDTFYLPTKEDGSRLVLRTHTSPVQVRTMLSKKPPIRVICPGRTYRSDSDQTHTPMFHQVEGLVIDKGSNLGHLKWILEEFCKAFFEVDNVKMRFRPSFFPFTEPSMEVDIQCDRSRPGEIRFGEGSDWLEILGCGMVHPNVLRNCGLDPDEYQGFAWGMGIDRIAMLKYGMPDLRAFFEADARWLAHYGFRPLDFPTLAGGLSA
- the rplT gene encoding 50S ribosomal protein L20 yields the protein MARVKRGVTSHAKHKKVLKAAKGYFGRRKNTIRVAKQAVEKAQQYAYRDRKVKKRNFRALWIQRINAATRELGFTYGRFIDGLGKAGIEVDRKVLSDIAIHEPAAFAALVEQAKAALEKQAA
- the rpmI gene encoding 50S ribosomal protein L35, with the protein product MPKMKTKSGAKKRFKLSGTGKVIMAQAGKRHGMIKRTNKQIRDQRGTTVMSERDAFNVRKFYLPNG